A window of Pirellula sp. SH-Sr6A contains these coding sequences:
- a CDS encoding tyrosine-type recombinase/integrase, with protein MASVTRKAQGGRLGFRIRFYVDGKRRELYIPETTKKAERQANIVAQHCEELSKARANNVSPSPDAVKWANGTEGSIRESLVAWGLADPVSEKLICDEGRLLAPFLDAYVASRSDLKRTTEINYKQTRRLLVEYFGASKVLKSITAADAERWRRWMLVRPMAIATVSKHCKRAKTMFGEAVKDRLLVSSPFAVLKGGKESNESRHFLVTADVSKAILNACPDADWRVIFSLARWGGLRCPSEVLALKWSDVDWEKGRFRVDSPKTGVRYCPLFPEIRSALKDAFDPELIYCVNRYRSGEQNLRTQFGRILKVADVKPWPKLFVNLRSTRRTELQEKFPDHVVNRWMGHSGKVAEKHYLQVTEEHWGEATRFGSPTGSPIAKHSGPIVGNQRTKKPSELLGLDVSGGAVIAYPMTPTGVEPVLPP; from the coding sequence ATGGCGAGCGTAACGCGCAAGGCCCAAGGTGGCCGACTAGGTTTTCGGATCCGGTTTTATGTCGATGGGAAACGTCGAGAGCTTTACATTCCCGAGACAACAAAGAAAGCGGAACGACAAGCGAACATTGTGGCGCAGCATTGCGAGGAGTTGAGCAAGGCGAGGGCAAACAACGTGTCACCCTCACCCGATGCCGTGAAGTGGGCGAACGGAACTGAGGGGAGCATTCGGGAGAGTTTGGTGGCGTGGGGACTGGCGGATCCCGTGAGTGAGAAGCTGATTTGTGATGAGGGGCGTTTGTTGGCTCCCTTCCTAGATGCTTACGTTGCGAGCCGGTCGGACCTGAAACGCACTACCGAAATCAACTACAAGCAAACTCGGCGGCTGTTGGTTGAATACTTCGGTGCGTCGAAAGTGTTAAAGAGCATCACTGCGGCCGATGCTGAGCGGTGGCGTCGATGGATGTTGGTCCGCCCCATGGCGATCGCGACCGTTTCCAAGCATTGCAAGCGAGCGAAAACGATGTTTGGAGAGGCGGTGAAGGATCGGCTGTTGGTATCGAGCCCGTTCGCTGTTCTGAAAGGTGGCAAGGAGTCGAATGAGTCGCGGCATTTTCTTGTGACTGCCGACGTTTCCAAAGCGATCTTGAATGCTTGCCCGGATGCCGATTGGCGAGTGATCTTTTCGTTAGCTCGGTGGGGAGGTCTGCGATGCCCCTCGGAAGTGTTGGCTCTCAAGTGGTCGGACGTCGATTGGGAGAAAGGGAGGTTCCGAGTCGATTCCCCGAAAACGGGCGTTCGTTACTGCCCCCTATTCCCCGAGATCCGATCGGCCCTGAAAGACGCGTTCGATCCCGAGTTGATTTACTGCGTGAATAGGTATCGATCGGGGGAGCAAAACCTGCGGACTCAGTTTGGGAGGATTCTCAAGGTGGCCGACGTGAAGCCATGGCCCAAGCTGTTCGTGAATCTGCGATCGACAAGGCGGACCGAGTTGCAAGAAAAATTCCCGGATCACGTCGTGAATCGATGGATGGGACATTCGGGGAAGGTGGCCGAGAAGCATTACCTACAAGTGACCGAGGAGCATTGGGGAGAAGCGACCCGTTTTGGTTCCCCCACCGGTTCCCCCATCGCGAAGCATTCGGGGCCCATCGTTGGAAATCAGCGCACAAAAAAACCCAGCGAGTTGCTGGGTTTAGATGTCTCGGGAGGGGCTGTGATAGCCTACCCAATGACCCCGACGGGAGTCGAACCCGTGTTACCGCCGTGA
- a CDS encoding DUF6798 domain-containing protein yields MTMQPDHSMESGRDVRVRSSGWFWIDFLATFVVFWLYAGNQIPDVNEPHYWSKAAHFWNPSIGKGDLFLESGDAHWAFFATFGWLTTVLPIQSAIGAGRFFTWLALAGSWTYLLHGVFRRASAGSHSNAVSAGPKILAALAAPVWLAGMHWGNWAGEWVVGGCESKGIAYAFFFFGLGAMCRSRWTLGWGMIGLGSLFHVVTGLWVIATVGLASIWLQLLADNIPFQKWIRVHVLGWVLGASGFIAGAIPAIQMDLQTGSDAKSQAAVAQVYTRLGHHLSPTRFSESRWRGFAALLAVSSAVLLLAHRCRWSASKLSDAPKAASSFRRLIYDAPERTRWLLAIAAIAFLVAMMGLAIDLLLSPWSPKLAASILRYYWFRWNEVTWPLAIAILALAIATRQLSLPRGERLLGLSGEALVRIVSLSALAFSLGLINERVRSHAAEVIPAGDKQSFSLKEDSHEVQREQFAHWLAVCEWIRTHTPREGLWLTPRRQQTFKWRAQRPELASWKDMPQNASAVVLWNERIQAAYRYDELKRLLPNDETKLKELIASYGIRYILLDLRVEGQTIPAWKQLYPLAPEQNPYFVVLEAPTDLASSKTPSP; encoded by the coding sequence ATGACGATGCAACCCGATCATTCAATGGAATCCGGGAGGGACGTGCGGGTTCGGAGCAGCGGGTGGTTTTGGATCGATTTCCTTGCCACCTTTGTTGTTTTTTGGCTATATGCCGGGAATCAGATTCCAGACGTCAACGAGCCGCATTACTGGAGCAAAGCGGCCCACTTCTGGAATCCTTCGATCGGAAAGGGAGATCTCTTCCTCGAATCAGGGGACGCCCACTGGGCCTTCTTCGCCACCTTCGGCTGGCTTACGACCGTTCTGCCGATCCAAAGTGCAATTGGAGCTGGAAGGTTTTTTACTTGGCTGGCCCTGGCTGGATCGTGGACCTATCTTCTTCACGGGGTCTTTCGCCGAGCATCGGCAGGCTCTCACAGCAACGCGGTCTCTGCAGGCCCAAAGATCTTGGCCGCGCTAGCAGCTCCGGTGTGGCTCGCCGGGATGCACTGGGGGAATTGGGCTGGGGAGTGGGTCGTGGGTGGCTGCGAATCCAAAGGAATCGCATATGCCTTCTTTTTCTTCGGACTCGGTGCAATGTGCCGTTCTCGGTGGACGCTGGGCTGGGGAATGATCGGGCTGGGCAGCCTTTTTCATGTTGTTACCGGCCTTTGGGTCATTGCTACCGTCGGGCTCGCGTCGATTTGGTTGCAGCTCCTAGCGGACAACATTCCTTTCCAGAAATGGATTCGAGTCCACGTCCTCGGTTGGGTTCTCGGAGCGTCCGGCTTCATCGCAGGCGCCATCCCTGCCATACAGATGGATCTGCAAACGGGCTCGGATGCGAAGTCGCAGGCGGCGGTGGCGCAGGTCTACACGCGACTCGGTCACCACCTTTCGCCGACTCGCTTTAGCGAATCGCGATGGCGAGGTTTCGCAGCTTTACTCGCAGTCTCCTCCGCCGTCTTGCTGCTGGCGCATCGATGCCGCTGGTCCGCTTCTAAGCTATCCGATGCACCGAAAGCGGCGAGTTCGTTCCGCCGTTTGATTTACGATGCACCGGAGCGAACACGTTGGTTGTTGGCCATTGCTGCGATCGCCTTCCTCGTCGCCATGATGGGGCTGGCGATCGATCTGCTACTGAGTCCTTGGTCGCCGAAACTAGCCGCCTCCATTCTTCGCTACTATTGGTTCCGATGGAACGAAGTGACTTGGCCGCTCGCGATTGCGATCCTGGCATTGGCAATTGCAACCCGGCAATTGAGCTTGCCACGGGGAGAGCGACTTCTCGGCTTGTCCGGTGAAGCTCTGGTTCGGATCGTGTCGCTTTCCGCATTGGCCTTCTCGCTCGGTTTGATCAACGAACGAGTGCGATCGCATGCGGCGGAGGTCATACCGGCGGGAGACAAGCAAAGCTTCAGTCTCAAGGAAGATTCGCACGAAGTCCAACGAGAGCAGTTCGCCCACTGGCTAGCCGTCTGCGAATGGATCCGAACCCACACGCCGCGCGAGGGTCTTTGGCTTACACCGCGACGCCAACAGACATTCAAATGGCGAGCCCAACGGCCTGAATTAGCATCATGGAAAGACATGCCCCAAAATGCCAGCGCCGTCGTACTATGGAATGAACGCATCCAAGCCGCCTATCGCTATGATGAACTAAAACGCCTTCTACCGAACGACGAAACCAAACTGAAAGAACTGATTGCCAGTTATGGCATCCGCTACATCCTGCTCGATTTACGAGTCGAGGGCCAGACAATCCCGGCCTGGAAACAGCTTTACCCTTTAGCTCCTGAACAAAACCCGTACTTCGTTGTCCTGGAAGCCCCCACGGACCTCGCGTCCTCAAAGACTCCCTCACCATGA
- the smpB gene encoding SsrA-binding protein SmpB — protein sequence MSKKTSKPAQPTSSKPSAPKPKEKEKSPVFKSVTENRKAKFQYEILDSMECGIMLHGSEVKSLRNGKCSIEEAYGRLQNGELWLVNCEIDEYRQATFWNHPTKRTRKLLLRKQELLKFAGRSKERGLTLVPLRVYFTERGIAKCVMGLCKGKKLHDKRETLKKKDSQRDIERAMRGKRMER from the coding sequence ATGAGTAAGAAGACCAGCAAACCTGCACAGCCGACGAGCAGCAAACCTTCTGCGCCCAAACCGAAAGAGAAGGAGAAGTCGCCTGTCTTCAAATCCGTCACGGAGAATCGGAAAGCCAAGTTTCAATACGAAATTCTCGACTCCATGGAGTGCGGGATCATGCTGCACGGCAGCGAGGTAAAGAGTCTTCGCAATGGCAAGTGCTCGATCGAAGAAGCGTACGGACGTCTCCAAAACGGAGAGCTGTGGCTCGTGAACTGCGAAATCGATGAATATCGGCAAGCCACATTTTGGAATCACCCTACAAAACGGACTCGCAAGCTCCTTCTTCGTAAGCAAGAGCTTTTGAAGTTCGCGGGTCGTTCTAAAGAACGAGGGCTGACTCTGGTCCCCCTGCGTGTCTATTTCACTGAACGCGGTATCGCCAAGTGCGTTATGGGGCTTTGCAAAGGAAAGAAGCTGCACGACAAACGGGAAACCCTCAAAAAGAAGGATTCCCAGCGAGACATCGAACGGGCCATGCGAGGCAAACGCATGGAGCGATAG
- a CDS encoding helix-turn-helix transcriptional regulator, giving the protein MKNRLRFTRAERAWSQAVLSEQLMASRQTLDAIETGKYDPSLTLAFKISELFKLPIEQIFFPLEEEESLPNHSGH; this is encoded by the coding sequence ATGAAGAACCGCCTGAGGTTTACGAGAGCCGAACGAGCTTGGTCACAAGCAGTACTCTCCGAGCAATTGATGGCGTCCCGACAAACCTTAGACGCGATCGAAACTGGTAAGTATGACCCCAGTCTGACTCTCGCATTTAAGATCTCTGAGCTCTTCAAGTTACCGATTGAGCAAATCTTTTTCCCTCTCGAAGAAGAAGAATCCTTGCCAAATCACAGTGGGCATTGA
- a CDS encoding helix-turn-helix transcriptional regulator encodes MLSDHDIDRIADRIIEALGGRLSQSNEILDVHGAAELLGCSVPTIERRTRDGSIPSVRIGRLRRYRRADLLALNAKGGPCDA; translated from the coding sequence ATGCTAAGTGACCACGACATCGATCGCATCGCGGATCGGATCATTGAGGCCCTTGGTGGCCGACTATCCCAATCCAATGAGATCTTGGATGTCCATGGAGCGGCGGAACTGCTCGGGTGCTCGGTGCCGACGATTGAGCGTCGGACTCGCGACGGTTCGATCCCATCGGTGAGGATCGGAAGGCTGCGGCGGTATCGTCGAGCCGATCTGCTGGCCCTTAATGCGAAAGGGGGACCATGTGATGCGTAA
- a CDS encoding DUF2958 domain-containing protein: MRTLRNRKGAGMLLLNEKLAKPIPSLMADEVTSASDPMAYVRFFTVRGWSWWLLALDRESLIGLSYVVAPGEAICNGEIGTVDLSELAELEVMRGLGVERDTSFEPSRQSVICGEEVKHAK; this comes from the coding sequence ATGAGGACCCTGCGAAATCGAAAGGGAGCCGGGATGCTGCTCCTCAATGAAAAGCTGGCCAAGCCGATCCCTTCACTGATGGCCGACGAAGTGACATCGGCGAGCGATCCTATGGCCTATGTCCGATTCTTCACGGTGCGCGGTTGGAGTTGGTGGCTGCTGGCCCTGGACCGCGAGAGCCTGATCGGATTGTCCTATGTCGTTGCCCCCGGTGAAGCGATTTGCAATGGAGAGATCGGAACGGTCGATCTATCGGAGCTGGCCGAGTTGGAGGTGATGCGTGGATTGGGCGTCGAGCGTGACACGTCGTTCGAGCCGAGTCGGCAATCTGTGATCTGCGGCGAGGAGGTGAAACATGCTAAGTGA
- a CDS encoding DUF417 family protein has protein sequence MIRRAMELAARADKIGVVLARLGLIIVFLWIGGLKAVRYEADGIIPFVANSPFMNFLISDPGGYKSHKNPEGALVPENRAWHESNGTYRFAYGLGAAIVLFGLMLCCHPWFPAIAALGSFLIFLMSFVTLSFLMTTPECWVPDLGDAQHGFPYLSGAGRLVLKDAIMMGAALVTMSDSAKKYLQRP, from the coding sequence ATGATACGTCGTGCGATGGAATTGGCAGCGAGAGCGGACAAAATCGGAGTGGTCTTGGCACGCTTAGGACTGATTATCGTCTTCTTATGGATCGGCGGCTTGAAGGCAGTGCGATATGAAGCCGACGGGATTATTCCATTCGTGGCAAACAGTCCGTTTATGAACTTTTTGATTTCGGACCCAGGCGGTTATAAGAGCCACAAGAATCCGGAGGGGGCTCTGGTCCCTGAGAACCGGGCTTGGCACGAATCGAATGGTACATATCGATTTGCGTATGGTCTCGGTGCAGCGATTGTCTTATTTGGATTGATGCTTTGTTGCCATCCATGGTTTCCGGCCATTGCAGCTTTAGGCAGTTTCCTTATCTTCCTCATGTCGTTTGTCACACTTTCGTTTTTGATGACAACGCCGGAGTGTTGGGTCCCAGATTTAGGGGACGCCCAGCATGGCTTCCCCTATCTCAGCGGAGCGGGGCGTCTCGTGCTCAAGGACGCTATCATGATGGGAGCTGCGTTGGTCACCATGTCCGACTCGGCAAAGAAATACCTACAAAGGCCATAG
- a CDS encoding helix-turn-helix transcriptional regulator — MSKARLIGITELAELLGVSGRQVYRLMNDGLMPPPVRLGGSLRWDRLAVDQWIQSGCPKTSSPQASKGGDQ, encoded by the coding sequence ATGAGCAAAGCAAGATTGATTGGGATCACAGAACTGGCGGAACTGCTAGGCGTTTCCGGTCGGCAAGTGTACCGACTGATGAACGACGGTCTGATGCCTCCCCCGGTTCGGCTGGGTGGTTCCTTGCGATGGGATCGATTGGCGGTCGATCAATGGATTCAAAGCGGCTGCCCGAAAACGTCGAGCCCCCAAGCATCGAAAGGGGGTGATCAATGA
- a CDS encoding YfjI family protein, producing MGEQNKTLSLRASKAPDGRARIVASVDDRELWAGVCDLWSDTDRDRLAEAIHQDCPAIPVADIRRRLLVIDRENLPAGDGSSESAWDDPDPLPDPLPSVMAYSADLLPREVGDVVDDIADRMQCPPDFPAASMLVALAAVIGCRVGIRPRRFDDWLVVPNLWGCVVGRPSLKKSPAIGHAEKRIRALEAREREKIADDVAAFGVDAILCEADIKAAKKAIEKAVNADNREEARRLALEIQAMEEASPPTPRRIITTDSTIEKLGEMLNKYPHGMLLWVDELVGWMRGLDRHDMAGVRQQFLTLWNGQGRLNIDRVGRGETVVEHPCLSVFGCATPGGIGDYVAAALRGGRGDDGLIQRLQVLVWPDSPREYRQVDRWPNSVARDRLVSVFESLADLDVESFAEREEFDDGSGIPWVRFDADAQSVFDRWDVETQNRIRAGDLPESFESHLSKYASLIPSIALIVHLVKWRRGPVDAMSVEMALKWAEYLESHAARLYSIAMAPERRLAKQLLRKLIAWPETKPIRVRDIVRHCWSGLDDEEVVAQGLEMLADAGWVRAVAVRPESGRPTTNYLLHPRAAQFFETLKTRTDKTDETRPEESSVSFDSADLGGIEKNGIPEPSGGRVRGVI from the coding sequence ATGGGTGAGCAAAACAAAACGTTGAGCCTGAGAGCATCCAAGGCCCCCGATGGTCGAGCCCGTATCGTTGCGTCGGTCGATGATCGCGAGCTGTGGGCGGGAGTGTGCGATCTGTGGAGCGATACCGATCGAGATCGGTTGGCTGAGGCTATTCATCAAGATTGCCCAGCGATCCCGGTGGCCGACATTCGACGTCGGCTGCTGGTGATCGATCGCGAGAATCTACCGGCCGGGGATGGATCCAGCGAGTCGGCGTGGGATGATCCTGATCCCCTGCCGGATCCATTGCCAAGCGTAATGGCGTACAGTGCCGACCTACTCCCGCGAGAGGTCGGTGATGTGGTGGATGACATCGCGGATCGGATGCAATGCCCACCCGATTTTCCGGCCGCATCGATGCTGGTGGCGTTGGCTGCGGTGATCGGTTGCCGGGTCGGTATAAGGCCCAGACGGTTCGATGATTGGCTTGTAGTTCCGAATCTATGGGGATGCGTCGTTGGCCGTCCCTCCCTCAAGAAGTCTCCCGCTATTGGCCACGCAGAAAAGCGGATCCGAGCATTGGAGGCCCGGGAGCGAGAAAAAATCGCCGACGATGTGGCGGCGTTTGGAGTTGATGCGATCCTCTGCGAGGCTGACATCAAAGCGGCTAAGAAGGCGATCGAGAAGGCTGTGAATGCTGATAACCGCGAGGAGGCCCGTCGATTGGCTCTCGAAATCCAAGCGATGGAGGAAGCATCGCCACCCACCCCAAGGCGGATCATCACGACGGATTCAACCATTGAGAAGCTGGGGGAGATGTTGAACAAATATCCCCATGGGATGCTTCTGTGGGTGGATGAACTGGTGGGATGGATGCGAGGGCTGGATCGTCATGATATGGCTGGGGTTCGGCAACAATTCCTGACGCTATGGAATGGCCAAGGGAGGTTGAACATCGATCGAGTCGGCCGAGGTGAAACGGTCGTTGAGCATCCATGCTTGTCGGTGTTTGGCTGCGCCACCCCTGGCGGGATCGGTGATTATGTGGCGGCGGCGCTGCGTGGTGGCCGAGGTGACGACGGATTGATTCAACGGTTGCAAGTTTTGGTTTGGCCTGATTCCCCCCGCGAGTATCGACAAGTGGACCGATGGCCTAATTCGGTGGCCCGAGATCGATTAGTATCGGTATTCGAGAGCTTGGCCGACTTGGACGTTGAGTCATTTGCTGAGCGTGAAGAGTTCGACGATGGGAGCGGCATTCCGTGGGTTCGGTTTGATGCCGATGCTCAATCCGTGTTCGATCGATGGGACGTTGAGACGCAAAACCGGATCCGAGCGGGTGATCTGCCCGAGTCGTTTGAGAGTCATTTGAGCAAGTATGCTTCACTGATCCCATCGATTGCTCTGATCGTCCATCTTGTGAAGTGGCGGCGTGGCCCAGTGGATGCCATGTCGGTAGAGATGGCGTTGAAATGGGCTGAATATTTGGAGAGCCATGCGGCCCGGTTGTATTCGATCGCGATGGCTCCCGAGCGTCGTTTGGCGAAACAACTATTGAGGAAGCTGATCGCATGGCCCGAGACTAAGCCGATCCGAGTTCGCGACATCGTTCGACATTGCTGGAGCGGTTTGGATGATGAGGAAGTAGTGGCTCAAGGACTGGAGATGTTGGCCGATGCTGGATGGGTTCGAGCTGTTGCCGTTCGGCCCGAATCCGGTCGGCCGACGACGAACTATTTGCTCCACCCGCGAGCGGCTCAGTTTTTCGAAACTCTCAAAACACGAACTGACAAAACCGACGAAACCCGACCTGAGGAGAGTTCTGTCAGTTTTGACAGTGCCGACTTAGGGGGAATAGAAAAAAACGGGATCCCTGAGCCCTCGGGTGGTCGAGTTCGGGGAGTGATCTGA
- a CDS encoding helix-turn-helix domain-containing protein translates to MDTSEKKESWYDPREGGEAIRLCTVCLDGPGTEPPRTNCFGLYFIEAGSGVFSVDDACHPFHSPSLLCVVPYQYVRFQCEDSICCRRIEFHANFLCIETFHAEVGCAGRVFNDPYGVPVIGLDVEIAAEMADLFASIAREQSERRLAYMEASLAYLKLLLILATRTKDRIDDSCAGLAASHRHPTLASLSVLIEERYRTWHSPAEYADALCVTPKTLGRLVREHLGTTPTDLIRRRIMTHAKWQLLHTLKPVKEIALEIGFGDELYFSRVFKKATGVAPSFFREFETTIRGGSNLSMPLD, encoded by the coding sequence ATGGATACTTCTGAAAAGAAAGAAAGCTGGTATGACCCCAGGGAGGGGGGCGAGGCGATACGGCTGTGCACGGTATGCTTGGACGGACCGGGGACCGAGCCCCCTCGGACGAACTGCTTTGGACTTTACTTTATCGAGGCCGGTTCAGGAGTCTTCTCGGTCGATGACGCATGCCACCCTTTCCACTCTCCGTCTCTCTTGTGCGTCGTGCCGTATCAGTATGTACGGTTCCAATGCGAAGACTCGATTTGCTGCCGTCGCATTGAATTCCATGCCAACTTTCTCTGTATTGAGACATTTCATGCGGAGGTGGGTTGTGCCGGCAGGGTCTTCAATGATCCGTACGGGGTGCCCGTTATCGGTCTAGACGTAGAGATCGCTGCCGAGATGGCGGATTTGTTCGCATCCATCGCCCGTGAACAATCGGAGCGTAGATTGGCGTACATGGAGGCATCGCTCGCTTATCTCAAGTTGCTACTGATCTTGGCGACACGGACCAAGGATCGTATCGATGACTCTTGCGCGGGACTTGCTGCCTCGCACCGTCATCCAACTTTGGCGAGTCTGAGTGTGTTGATCGAGGAGCGTTATCGAACTTGGCATTCCCCAGCAGAGTACGCCGATGCACTTTGCGTCACACCGAAGACGCTTGGTCGATTGGTGAGAGAGCATTTGGGAACAACTCCCACCGACTTGATTCGCCGTCGAATCATGACGCACGCCAAGTGGCAGTTGCTCCATACGTTGAAGCCTGTCAAAGAGATTGCGTTGGAAATTGGATTCGGTGATGAGCTTTATTTCAGTAGGGTCTTTAAGAAGGCGACAGGGGTCGCGCCGAGTTTTTTCCGCGAGTTCGAAACGACGATTCGCGGTGGTAGCAATCTGTCCATGCCTTTGGACTGA
- the pepT gene encoding peptidase T — translation MNLRERLIDRFLAYVSIDTTANPDTDRYPSSEGQRVLGKRLRDELAALGLEEVIQDEHGLVWGWLPGNVPNASPILLNAHLDTSPEASGKCIPHRIDRYDGGRIELASGDWITPDNTPELGALAGHTLITTDGTSLLGGDDKAGVAAIMEIVQRFVEQPSLPHGPVQILFTCDEEIGRGTSRIQRQQIRAIAGYTLDGGGAGTIDEETFSADLATVRFLGRNTHPSVGKGKMINALRGAAQFLSMMPAASDSPESTEGREGFMHPYHFDGGVAEAKVQVLLRSFDTAMLSNYANLLKAHGQSVSRTIPGLSVHIEVTEQYRNMADGIRSRPETVKLAEKAFEKCGYPFRRDRIRGGTDGALLTAMGVPTPNLSVGQYNIHSTREFASIDQIEQAIEHGICLLGLWSTCSE, via the coding sequence ATGAATCTGCGAGAAAGGTTGATCGATCGATTTCTCGCTTATGTTTCGATCGATACCACCGCGAATCCGGACACCGATCGCTATCCCAGCAGCGAGGGCCAGCGAGTGCTCGGAAAACGGCTTCGAGACGAGCTCGCCGCATTGGGGCTGGAAGAAGTCATCCAGGATGAGCACGGATTGGTGTGGGGTTGGTTGCCGGGCAATGTGCCAAACGCCTCACCCATCCTATTGAATGCGCATCTAGACACTTCCCCGGAAGCATCTGGCAAGTGCATTCCGCATCGAATTGATCGATACGATGGCGGTCGCATTGAGCTGGCCAGCGGGGATTGGATAACCCCAGATAACACTCCCGAATTGGGAGCACTGGCTGGTCACACGTTGATCACCACCGACGGAACCTCTCTGCTTGGGGGGGACGATAAAGCAGGGGTCGCGGCAATCATGGAGATCGTCCAGCGGTTTGTTGAGCAACCGAGCTTGCCGCACGGGCCTGTTCAAATCCTGTTTACCTGCGATGAAGAGATCGGTCGAGGTACGTCTCGCATCCAGCGTCAGCAGATCCGTGCGATCGCCGGCTATACCTTGGATGGGGGTGGAGCGGGAACCATTGACGAAGAAACGTTCTCTGCGGATTTAGCCACGGTTCGGTTTCTTGGACGCAATACCCATCCTTCGGTTGGAAAGGGGAAGATGATCAATGCGCTTCGGGGGGCCGCGCAATTCTTGTCCATGATGCCTGCCGCGAGCGACTCTCCTGAATCCACCGAGGGACGAGAAGGATTTATGCACCCGTATCACTTCGATGGCGGTGTCGCGGAGGCCAAAGTACAAGTGCTTCTACGCTCCTTTGATACTGCGATGCTATCGAACTACGCAAATCTACTCAAAGCGCATGGCCAATCCGTCTCGCGGACCATACCCGGATTGTCGGTCCATATCGAGGTTACCGAACAATACCGCAATATGGCGGACGGAATTCGAAGCCGACCGGAGACGGTAAAGCTCGCGGAGAAGGCCTTCGAGAAATGCGGGTATCCATTTCGTCGGGATCGCATACGGGGCGGTACCGATGGAGCGTTGCTCACCGCGATGGGTGTCCCTACGCCCAACCTCTCGGTCGGGCAGTACAATATTCATTCGACACGCGAATTTGCATCGATCGATCAGATCGAGCAAGCGATCGAGCATGGAATTTGTTTGCTGGGGCTGTGGTCGACATGTTCAGAATAG
- the csrA gene encoding carbon storage regulator CsrA, translating to MLVLSRKKNESIVINNEITIVVVEIRGDKVRLGVEAPREVPVHRREVYDAIQRNHEGKETEAADE from the coding sequence ATGTTAGTATTATCTCGCAAAAAGAACGAGAGCATCGTCATCAATAACGAGATTACGATTGTCGTAGTCGAGATTCGCGGTGACAAGGTTCGGTTGGGGGTAGAAGCCCCCCGCGAAGTGCCTGTGCACCGCCGTGAAGTATACGATGCTATCCAGAGGAACCACGAAGGCAAAGAGACGGAAGCTGCCGACGAGTAG
- a CDS encoding primase-helicase zinc-binding domain-containing protein, whose protein sequence is MKRPVHFNIDEVKHRASGRWVEILSAAGIPSELLESRRGMPCPRCGGSDRFGTMRDLAMRGAVLCRHCFNGDTDPRAGDGLATLRWWLGVSLTAATEWLGLYLGCGHAAPRVREIVQSISIPREIDRKRFALAAEVWARNMRPEWLEKAAAMLGLPIEPLVRLGVGWSPEHRATSWPMRDGEGIVIGIRLRCPQTTQKWAVRGSAAGLFYCPTMLAIERPERLWCVEGPTDTAALLSVGLSAVGVPSAGGGADLLVALARRVRPGEVVIVADRDDAGRRGAERLADALVIVAPVRVATPPEGVKDARAWVVGGADRAAIESMADSAPVRSIVMGEVNHG, encoded by the coding sequence GTGAAACGACCTGTTCATTTTAACATCGATGAGGTGAAGCATCGAGCGAGTGGCCGATGGGTGGAAATCCTGTCGGCGGCCGGGATTCCCTCGGAACTGCTAGAGAGTCGGCGAGGGATGCCATGCCCTCGGTGTGGTGGCTCCGATCGGTTCGGCACGATGCGAGATCTCGCGATGCGTGGGGCTGTGTTGTGCCGACATTGTTTCAACGGTGATACCGATCCCCGAGCGGGTGATGGGTTGGCGACGTTGCGGTGGTGGCTCGGTGTGAGCCTGACTGCGGCGACTGAATGGCTCGGCCTTTATCTCGGATGTGGCCATGCTGCTCCTCGGGTGCGTGAGATTGTTCAATCGATCTCGATCCCTCGGGAGATCGATCGAAAGCGGTTTGCGTTGGCGGCTGAGGTATGGGCCCGAAACATGCGGCCCGAGTGGCTTGAAAAGGCTGCTGCGATGCTCGGCCTACCGATCGAGCCGTTGGTTCGGTTGGGAGTCGGCTGGAGCCCAGAACATCGAGCAACAAGCTGGCCGATGCGAGATGGCGAGGGAATCGTGATCGGGATCCGGTTGCGATGCCCGCAAACGACCCAGAAATGGGCTGTGCGTGGCTCGGCTGCTGGCCTGTTCTATTGCCCGACCATGCTGGCGATCGAGCGGCCTGAGCGGCTGTGGTGCGTGGAGGGCCCAACCGATACGGCGGCGTTGCTGTCCGTGGGGTTGAGTGCGGTCGGCGTTCCGTCGGCCGGTGGGGGTGCTGATCTGCTGGTGGCGTTGGCTCGGCGAGTTCGGCCCGGCGAGGTGGTGATCGTGGCCGATCGGGATGATGCTGGTCGGCGAGGAGCGGAGCGGCTGGCCGATGCCCTGGTGATCGTGGCCCCTGTGCGAGTTGCGACCCCTCCCGAGGGGGTGAAGGATGCTCGGGCGTGGGTGGTCGGTGGAGCGGATCGAGCGGCGATCGAGTCGATGGCTGATTCTGCTCCGGTGCGATCGATCGTTATGGGGGAGGTGAACCATGGGTGA